From a single Bacillus sp. NEB1478 genomic region:
- a CDS encoding glycoside hydrolase family 38 C-terminal domain-containing protein — MKYHVISHTHWDREWHQTYQQYRVRLVQFMDELMELLENTPKYSSFLLDGQTIVLEDYLEIKPEKKEAIAKLVSEEKLIIGPWYIQPDEFIPSGESLIRNLLIGQKIASHFGPSMQIGYLPDSFGQAEQIPQVLNGFGIKNALFWRGITNEETTKTDFWWRGPDGSKVLTTHLPLGYGNGRMLSTNLDENLQILDENMDELKDMTNSPNMLLMCGFDQRSANKDLPEIVDHLNDHFSSQDKEQFIQISKLQDYFDAVRQESEKLEILQGEFRKGKNMRVHVSIASTRLDLKKQNFEVQNLYENYLEPIHSMSYLLGNSYDNAMTNQGWKYILQNHAHDSICNVCTDATHKEMELRYQYAKQIGDSVQSSALDKLIEKIKFDNSKGIPLIVFSTLGSKRSNLVEATVQLKNEQFAMTDRDGNVIPYQVVESKKENLNDKQIEIGVKNEDQFVWTSKIRFLAKIDGLGYETFYIKENEQNPEKSSFVYQDGVFSNDFFEAKIQENGSLTVRERSTNKEFHHLNVFEESGNAGDEYDYSPPREDVVISTKNSAPEISLIHNGPIFATVKVVHTIDVPIDTDVNGRVKERRPMTIETYMTVNRHEDRIDFKTVIHNSVKNHRIRAHFETGLKTETHTADQQFGTIQRENYLPQVEYWETEKWEEKYYPIYPQQKFVNVSDDDCGITILNKGLPQYEILNAEEPTVALTLLCGTDYMGKQDLVDRPGRRSGLHVETPDSSLLGTHVMEYSIIPHAGNEVDAKVGMKANEYIAPMLAVQVNGYSESSAFQDHDRFFQLDHNDMAISAVKKSENDESMIVRIYNTTNHEISSVKAFINTSFFTNVERVNLNEITDTECKDGVEINQGMIELQNISSNEIITLKLSR; from the coding sequence ATGAAATATCATGTTATTTCACATACCCATTGGGATCGGGAGTGGCACCAAACCTATCAGCAATACAGAGTTAGACTAGTGCAATTTATGGATGAGCTTATGGAACTGTTAGAAAACACACCCAAGTATTCATCCTTCCTATTAGATGGACAAACCATAGTATTGGAAGATTATTTGGAGATCAAACCTGAAAAAAAAGAAGCGATTGCGAAGCTAGTTTCAGAAGAAAAATTAATAATAGGACCTTGGTATATACAGCCTGATGAGTTTATTCCAAGTGGAGAATCACTCATTCGAAACTTATTGATTGGACAAAAGATCGCTAGTCATTTTGGTCCTTCTATGCAAATTGGTTATCTGCCTGATTCATTTGGACAAGCTGAACAAATTCCTCAAGTTTTAAACGGATTTGGAATTAAAAATGCCCTTTTTTGGAGAGGGATCACGAATGAAGAAACAACGAAAACCGATTTTTGGTGGAGAGGTCCTGATGGCTCGAAAGTGTTAACCACACATCTTCCTTTAGGTTATGGAAACGGTAGAATGCTATCGACGAATCTAGATGAGAATTTGCAAATTTTAGACGAGAATATGGACGAGTTGAAAGATATGACAAATTCACCAAATATGCTGTTGATGTGTGGATTTGACCAAAGGAGTGCGAACAAGGATTTGCCTGAAATCGTGGACCATTTGAACGATCATTTTTCTTCTCAAGATAAAGAGCAATTCATTCAGATTAGTAAGCTTCAAGATTATTTTGATGCTGTAAGACAAGAATCTGAAAAACTGGAAATACTGCAGGGAGAATTCAGAAAAGGGAAGAACATGCGCGTACACGTAAGTATTGCATCAACAAGGCTGGACTTAAAGAAGCAAAACTTTGAGGTGCAAAATTTATATGAAAATTATTTAGAGCCGATTCATTCAATGTCGTATCTTCTTGGGAACAGCTATGATAACGCGATGACGAATCAAGGTTGGAAATATATCCTTCAGAACCATGCACATGATTCGATTTGTAATGTGTGTACAGATGCTACTCATAAGGAAATGGAGCTTCGGTATCAATATGCAAAGCAAATTGGTGATTCAGTTCAAAGCAGTGCATTGGATAAACTAATAGAAAAAATCAAATTCGATAACAGTAAAGGTATTCCATTAATCGTTTTCAGCACCTTAGGATCTAAAAGAAGCAATTTGGTGGAAGCTACAGTTCAACTTAAAAATGAGCAATTTGCCATGACAGACAGAGACGGAAATGTGATTCCTTATCAGGTTGTGGAATCGAAAAAGGAAAATTTAAATGACAAGCAGATTGAGATCGGTGTAAAAAATGAGGATCAATTCGTTTGGACATCAAAAATTAGATTTTTAGCCAAAATAGATGGGTTAGGTTACGAAACCTTTTATATAAAAGAAAATGAACAAAATCCGGAAAAATCATCTTTTGTTTATCAAGACGGTGTGTTCTCAAACGATTTCTTTGAAGCTAAGATTCAGGAAAATGGCTCATTGACGGTTAGAGAGCGTTCAACGAATAAAGAATTTCATCATCTAAATGTATTTGAAGAGAGCGGGAATGCTGGGGATGAGTACGATTATTCTCCGCCACGAGAAGATGTGGTGATTTCGACCAAGAATTCAGCTCCTGAAATATCGCTCATTCATAATGGACCTATCTTTGCCACTGTAAAAGTTGTACACACGATTGATGTTCCGATCGATACAGATGTAAATGGAAGAGTGAAGGAAAGAAGACCAATGACGATCGAAACTTACATGACTGTTAACCGTCATGAAGATCGCATCGACTTCAAAACGGTGATTCACAATTCAGTAAAAAATCACCGGATTCGTGCCCATTTTGAGACAGGTTTAAAAACGGAAACCCATACCGCTGATCAACAATTCGGTACGATTCAACGTGAAAATTACTTGCCGCAAGTTGAATACTGGGAAACAGAAAAATGGGAAGAAAAATATTATCCTATCTACCCGCAGCAAAAATTTGTGAACGTATCAGATGATGACTGTGGAATAACGATTCTGAATAAAGGACTTCCTCAATATGAGATTCTAAATGCCGAAGAACCAACAGTTGCTCTCACCTTGTTATGCGGTACAGATTATATGGGAAAACAAGATCTCGTAGACAGACCCGGAAGACGGTCAGGTCTGCATGTTGAAACTCCCGATAGCAGTCTATTAGGAACACACGTTATGGAATATTCAATCATTCCTCATGCAGGAAATGAAGTCGATGCAAAAGTAGGCATGAAGGCAAATGAGTATATAGCACCTATGCTAGCGGTTCAAGTGAATGGATACTCAGAATCTTCAGCTTTCCAAGATCACGATCGTTTCTTTCAGTTAGATCATAACGATATGGCGATTAGTGCGGTAAAAAAAAGTGAGAATGATGAAAGTATGATCGTGCGAATCTACAATACAACCAACCATGAGATTTCTTCAGTGAAGGCTTTTATAAACACATCGTTTTTTACAAATGTTGAACGAGTGAATCTAAACGAGATTACGGACACTGAATGTAAAGATGGAGTTGAAATCAACCAAGGGATGATTGAGCTTCAAAATATCTCCAGTAATGAAATCATAACTTTGAAGTTAAGCAGATGA
- a CDS encoding BglG family transcription antiterminator — MVFLNNRLKEIMKELLMNHEPVTSAYFSRLLGVTSRTVRNDITVLNQELNKIGVKIDAQRGVGYFIEPKPDQEIRELIEELFGINEISQKKLPVLPEERVLYILKSIVMADDFITIEQIANELYVSKSTVDNDLKQVEKLLSEFNVSLFKKPNYGIKLVGNEMNIRFCLSACLSDFKNEPSQFHDENDSNHFVEGIDIDLITSITKEHLKELPFNIADLPLNNLIMHIAIGIQRIKKGKNIELESLDLNHLQNQKEYDTAYRIVASLEEAFCIKFPSGETGYITIHLMGAKRFQDGQLLKDDFIELIGESNHELITDILIEINSVYELDLKGDKEFIYGLGLHLRSAMNRMKYKMNLRNPMLKEIKASYPFSFELAIAASNIIQQKSDVMINEDEIGYIAVHLAAAIERMKNKKKRKVRRVAVVCASGLGTAKLLAASIENKFPGITIVGTYPSYSIKDIKQDDVDLILSTIPISEERAIPILEINALLTEEDVSKVNDYISNEYLGEEKEKTFEEISKLFNEELFFTAIDKKEPISVIQTMAKSLESKGYVDETYLDSVLEREEISSTSIGNFVAIPHPLNPNAYDSCIAIGLLKKPIKWGEHQVQFVLLLALNEKDKEKFNLLFTRLWDLVQDKKLVAELCNTSDFTEVMSKIAKMK, encoded by the coding sequence TTGGTTTTTTTAAACAATCGTTTAAAAGAAATAATGAAAGAGTTGCTCATGAACCATGAACCTGTTACTAGTGCCTATTTTTCAAGACTTTTAGGCGTTACTTCACGAACGGTCCGAAATGATATAACCGTATTAAATCAGGAATTAAATAAGATTGGCGTAAAAATTGATGCACAAAGGGGAGTTGGCTATTTTATCGAGCCTAAACCAGATCAAGAAATACGTGAATTGATCGAAGAGCTGTTTGGCATTAATGAAATTTCTCAGAAGAAATTGCCCGTCTTACCTGAAGAAAGAGTGCTATATATCTTGAAAAGTATTGTTATGGCTGATGATTTTATTACAATTGAACAAATAGCAAATGAATTATATGTAAGTAAATCTACGGTTGATAATGATTTAAAACAAGTAGAAAAGTTATTGAGTGAATTTAATGTCTCTCTATTTAAGAAGCCGAATTATGGGATAAAATTAGTCGGAAATGAGATGAACATCAGGTTTTGTTTATCCGCTTGTTTATCCGATTTTAAAAATGAACCATCTCAGTTCCATGATGAGAATGATAGTAATCACTTTGTTGAAGGAATCGACATTGATTTAATCACATCCATCACAAAAGAACATCTAAAGGAATTGCCTTTTAACATTGCTGATCTCCCACTAAATAACCTGATCATGCACATTGCGATTGGCATACAGCGTATTAAAAAAGGAAAAAACATTGAACTGGAAAGTCTTGATCTGAATCATCTTCAAAATCAGAAAGAATATGATACGGCTTACCGAATAGTTGCTTCATTAGAAGAAGCTTTTTGTATCAAATTCCCTTCTGGGGAGACGGGTTATATCACGATCCACCTGATGGGAGCGAAACGCTTTCAAGACGGTCAGCTGCTAAAGGATGATTTTATTGAGCTGATAGGAGAAAGCAATCACGAACTGATCACCGATATTTTGATTGAAATAAATAGCGTTTACGAGCTGGACCTTAAAGGCGATAAAGAATTCATCTACGGATTAGGTCTCCATTTAAGATCTGCCATGAACCGGATGAAATACAAAATGAACCTTCGAAATCCCATGTTAAAAGAAATAAAAGCAAGCTATCCCTTTTCTTTTGAATTAGCGATTGCTGCTTCAAACATCATTCAACAAAAGTCAGATGTCATGATAAATGAAGATGAGATCGGGTATATTGCCGTCCATTTAGCAGCAGCGATTGAACGGATGAAAAATAAGAAAAAAAGAAAAGTAAGACGTGTTGCCGTGGTTTGCGCATCAGGATTAGGAACGGCCAAATTGCTTGCAGCGAGCATCGAAAACAAGTTTCCAGGAATAACGATTGTTGGTACTTATCCATCTTATTCAATAAAAGATATTAAACAGGATGACGTTGATCTAATTTTAAGTACAATCCCTATCTCTGAAGAAAGGGCCATTCCAATCCTGGAGATTAATGCCTTATTAACAGAGGAAGATGTAAGCAAAGTAAATGATTATATATCGAATGAATATCTGGGTGAAGAAAAAGAAAAAACATTTGAAGAAATTAGTAAATTATTTAATGAAGAATTATTTTTTACAGCTATCGATAAAAAAGAACCGATTAGTGTTATTCAAACGATGGCTAAAAGTCTCGAGTCGAAAGGGTACGTTGATGAAACTTACTTAGACTCTGTTCTGGAAAGGGAAGAAATTTCATCAACTTCAATCGGTAATTTTGTTGCGATTCCTCATCCTCTGAATCCGAATGCATACGACTCTTGCATTGCGATTGGTCTATTAAAAAAACCAATAAAATGGGGAGAACATCAAGTTCAATTTGTTTTGCTGCTTGCATTAAACGAAAAGGACAAAGAGAAATTCAACCTTCTTTTTACTAGACTGTGGGATCTTGTTCAGGACAAAAAGCTAGTTGCCGAGCTTTGTAATACATCCGATTTTACAGAGGTCATGTCGAAAATAGCAAAAATGAAATAA
- a CDS encoding carbon-nitrogen hydrolase family protein, whose amino-acid sequence MVKVAIGQITPATGQKNVNLEKMKKFTIEAAEEGAKLVVFPELALTGYNCGDDFFDVAEAIPGDATRFFEELAIQYDIYITWGMPEKSLNGILYNAAALVGPEGFVGKWRKNTLPGHATDQSGPGAFPDRRYFKAGEDLNVFDTKIGKIGLLICYDLFFPELARMLTLQGAEIIIGISGSPAFEKDIFEPIVKVRAMENTVNLVYTNLVGKEGETEYWGGGCIIGAGEPESKIPGTPMICNAPYEGECITIGDVDIQQPNKIRPYFPVLRDLTTRMYEQLAELHRKIT is encoded by the coding sequence ATGGTAAAAGTAGCGATCGGACAGATTACACCAGCAACAGGTCAAAAAAACGTGAACCTGGAAAAGATGAAGAAATTTACGATAGAAGCTGCAGAAGAGGGTGCTAAATTAGTCGTTTTCCCGGAACTTGCTTTGACTGGCTACAACTGCGGAGATGATTTTTTTGACGTAGCTGAAGCCATTCCCGGCGATGCTACCCGTTTTTTTGAAGAATTAGCGATTCAGTATGATATCTACATTACATGGGGAATGCCGGAAAAAAGCTTGAACGGAATTCTCTATAATGCTGCAGCGCTTGTAGGGCCTGAAGGATTTGTTGGCAAGTGGAGAAAGAATACACTCCCAGGACACGCAACTGATCAGTCTGGACCTGGAGCATTTCCTGACAGACGGTACTTTAAAGCAGGGGAAGATCTCAATGTCTTTGATACGAAAATTGGCAAGATCGGTCTCCTCATTTGCTATGATCTATTCTTTCCTGAACTAGCAAGAATGCTTACTTTACAAGGAGCAGAAATCATTATAGGTATTTCTGGATCTCCAGCATTTGAGAAGGATATTTTTGAGCCTATCGTAAAAGTAAGAGCGATGGAAAATACCGTTAATCTTGTTTATACAAACTTAGTCGGTAAAGAAGGAGAGACTGAGTACTGGGGCGGCGGCTGTATTATTGGTGCAGGGGAGCCAGAATCGAAAATACCGGGAACACCAATGATATGTAATGCGCCGTACGAAGGTGAATGTATCACAATTGGGGATGTAGACATTCAGCAACCTAATAAAATACGTCCTTACTTTCCTGTGCTAAGAGATTTAACAACCCGAATGTACGAACAACTTGCTGAACTGCATCGGAAAATCACATGA
- a CDS encoding 5-oxoprolinase subunit PxpA, translated as MSVIDINCDMGESFGAYRIGTDEEIVKYVTSANVACGFHAGDPATMFKTVKLALEHNVGIGVHPGLPDLAGFGRRNIDITPQEAYEMVVYQIGSLWAFVKAEGGKLQHVKPHGALYNMAAVNNDLSEAIAEAVYKVNPELILFGLANSELVKTGEKIGLRTASEVFADRTYQQDCTLTSRKLPNCMIENDDEAVAQVIRMAKEGKVLTQQDVDVDIKADTVCIHGDGAHALSFAKKIRETLENSGITVRKIGESL; from the coding sequence ATGAGTGTCATTGATATTAACTGCGATATGGGTGAAAGTTTCGGAGCTTACCGGATCGGTACGGATGAAGAGATTGTAAAATACGTAACATCAGCTAACGTTGCGTGTGGTTTTCATGCAGGTGACCCGGCAACGATGTTTAAAACGGTTAAACTGGCGCTCGAACATAACGTGGGAATCGGAGTTCACCCAGGATTGCCCGACCTTGCTGGGTTCGGCCGCCGTAATATCGATATAACACCACAAGAAGCATATGAGATGGTCGTTTATCAGATCGGTTCATTATGGGCGTTTGTAAAAGCAGAAGGCGGAAAGCTTCAGCACGTAAAGCCTCATGGGGCACTTTACAACATGGCTGCCGTGAACAACGATTTGTCCGAAGCGATTGCTGAAGCAGTTTATAAAGTTAATCCTGAGCTGATTCTTTTTGGGCTCGCGAACAGTGAACTTGTAAAAACAGGCGAAAAGATCGGACTTCGAACTGCATCCGAAGTTTTTGCAGACAGAACGTATCAGCAGGATTGCACATTGACTTCGCGGAAACTGCCAAACTGTATGATTGAGAACGATGATGAGGCTGTTGCACAAGTAATCCGCATGGCAAAAGAGGGAAAAGTGCTCACACAGCAAGATGTTGATGTGGATATAAAAGCAGATACAGTTTGCATTCACGGAGACGGAGCACACGCATTATCGTTTGCGAAGAAAATCAGAGAAACACTAGAGAATTCAGGGATTACCGTACGCAAAATCGGTGAAAGTCTATAA
- a CDS encoding DHA2 family efflux MFS transporter permease subunit has product METAPGYKQSTIVTLLLAGTFIAILNQTLMITAIPPIMDEMHITANSAQWLTTVFMLVNGIMIPVSAFLLERFTTRQLFISAMSIFAFGTLVAGLAPNFEMLLLGRVIQSSGAGVMLPLMQTVFLMIFPVNKRGSAMGLVGLVISFAPAIGPALSGWVTSHYSWRVLFFIILPIALIDILVAYFALKNVTEITKPKVDIPSIILSSFGFGGLLYGFTCAGNNGWLASSTLIWLGIGLLALVIFITRQLRLKHPMLEFRVFKNSIFPLTVAIGMITFMGLIGAETIIPLFMQNMRDFTAFEAGLAILPGALITGLMSPITGRIFDKVGARWLAFTGLTIITVSSFALSNLSPSTSFTFIMVMYGVRMFGLSMVMMPVATAGLNRLPERLIPHGAAMDNTMKMIAASVGTAILVTVMTMSADHAKDRPEIPHPDMYGANMAFIVVSVLSLLGIIISLFIKNDKAPEEDSKQQTADK; this is encoded by the coding sequence ATGGAGACTGCACCAGGCTATAAACAATCTACGATAGTGACCCTTCTGTTGGCAGGAACATTTATCGCGATCTTAAATCAGACGTTAATGATTACTGCCATACCGCCAATTATGGATGAAATGCATATTACGGCAAACAGTGCGCAATGGCTGACGACTGTCTTTATGCTAGTAAATGGCATTATGATCCCTGTGAGCGCCTTTTTGTTAGAACGTTTCACAACAAGGCAGCTTTTTATATCGGCAATGAGTATCTTCGCCTTCGGTACATTAGTGGCGGGATTAGCTCCAAATTTCGAGATGCTGCTGCTTGGAAGAGTTATTCAATCGAGTGGAGCAGGTGTCATGCTTCCGCTTATGCAAACCGTATTCTTAATGATTTTTCCGGTGAATAAGCGCGGATCTGCGATGGGGCTTGTCGGACTCGTTATTTCCTTTGCACCGGCAATCGGTCCAGCACTATCAGGCTGGGTGACCTCTCATTATTCTTGGAGAGTCTTGTTTTTCATTATCCTGCCAATCGCGCTTATCGATATTTTGGTAGCCTATTTTGCTTTGAAAAATGTAACGGAGATTACCAAGCCGAAAGTTGATATTCCATCGATCATCCTTTCATCATTCGGATTCGGGGGCTTGCTTTATGGGTTTACGTGCGCTGGTAATAATGGATGGTTAGCTTCGAGTACACTCATTTGGCTAGGAATCGGATTGTTAGCACTCGTAATCTTTATTACGAGACAATTACGTTTAAAACATCCGATGCTTGAGTTCAGAGTGTTTAAGAATTCGATTTTCCCTCTGACGGTAGCTATTGGAATGATTACCTTCATGGGACTGATCGGGGCAGAAACGATTATCCCGCTGTTCATGCAAAACATGAGGGATTTTACAGCGTTTGAAGCTGGCTTAGCTATTTTACCGGGAGCCTTGATTACCGGATTGATGTCGCCAATAACAGGAAGAATTTTTGACAAAGTTGGTGCTAGATGGCTTGCTTTTACCGGCTTAACGATTATAACGGTTTCTTCATTCGCCCTCTCAAATTTAAGTCCATCAACGTCCTTTACTTTTATCATGGTCATGTATGGGGTGCGGATGTTCGGATTATCGATGGTCATGATGCCGGTAGCTACAGCAGGGCTTAACCGGTTACCTGAACGGTTGATTCCTCACGGAGCAGCAATGGATAATACGATGAAAATGATTGCAGCGTCAGTCGGAACTGCCATTCTAGTCACTGTCATGACGATGTCAGCCGATCATGCGAAGGATCGTCCAGAAATCCCCCATCCGGATATGTATGGAGCGAATATGGCTTTTATTGTCGTCTCTGTTCTTTCTTTACTAGGGATTATCATTTCACTTTTTATTAAAAACGATAAGGCACCGGAAGAAGATTCCAAACAACAAACAGCTGACAAGTAA
- a CDS encoding AAA family ATPase, whose product MIIMINGPFGIGKTTITNELLNEVKNSMLYDPEEIGFMLRNVIPDEVKQLESKTGDFQDLHLWKELTVKVAERLVAHYKVNLIVPMTIRNPEYLDYIKNGFQNIDKQTYHFCLTASKDTIYERLRNRGEEEGNWCFQQTEKCLKAFSEYNFEEYIDTENVSVAVIIDNIKKKLIHF is encoded by the coding sequence ATGATAATAATGATAAATGGGCCATTTGGTATTGGGAAAACCACGATCACTAATGAACTTCTAAATGAGGTAAAAAATTCTATGTTATATGATCCTGAAGAGATAGGTTTTATGTTAAGAAATGTTATCCCTGACGAAGTAAAGCAACTTGAATCCAAAACTGGGGACTTTCAAGATTTGCACTTGTGGAAAGAGTTAACTGTTAAGGTAGCCGAACGATTAGTTGCTCATTATAAAGTTAATTTAATCGTACCTATGACTATTCGTAATCCCGAATACCTGGATTATATTAAAAATGGATTTCAAAATATCGATAAACAAACATACCACTTTTGTTTAACTGCAAGTAAGGATACGATTTACGAAAGACTTAGGAATCGGGGAGAGGAAGAAGGAAACTGGTGTTTTCAACAAACTGAAAAATGTTTAAAAGCTTTTAGTGAATACAACTTTGAAGAGTATATCGACACTGAAAATGTTAGCGTTGCAGTTATTATTGATAACATAAAGAAAAAGCTTATTCATTTTTGA
- a CDS encoding CidA/LrgA family holin-like protein → MGVLIRVLQVGILIFFYLIGNAITKYLHLPIPGSIVGLILLFLLLQFKVVKLEWVELGATFLLSELLLFFVPSAVGIIQYEKILSVYGIKLVLVIVLSTIAVMACTGLSSELFSKLRKDVSSDSDSRNN, encoded by the coding sequence ATGGGTGTATTAATAAGAGTGTTACAAGTCGGCATTCTGATTTTCTTTTATCTCATCGGAAATGCTATAACCAAATACTTGCACCTTCCTATACCAGGCAGCATCGTTGGGTTAATTCTTTTATTTTTACTTCTTCAATTTAAAGTCGTGAAATTGGAATGGGTCGAGCTCGGTGCTACATTTCTTTTGTCTGAACTTCTTCTTTTCTTTGTCCCATCAGCAGTCGGCATTATTCAATATGAAAAGATCTTAAGTGTATACGGCATCAAGCTCGTCCTTGTCATAGTATTAAGTACAATTGCTGTAATGGCTTGTACAGGACTTTCATCGGAACTTTTCTCCAAGCTTAGAAAGGATGTTTCCAGTGACTCTGACTCTAGAAATAATTAG
- a CDS encoding LrgB family protein — MTLTLEIISFCLTTFIFYMCKKIYSHWTLVLLSPILITPFLLIVLLGISHTPYSIYAEGTKWLTELLGPATVAFAVPMYKHFHLLKKHIVEIILSLITGSSVAIVSTFLFALWLHLSPSLINSLVPRSITTPIAMDISKTIGGIPTMTAVFVIVTGLTGTVIGPVLIRILSIKKSTSKGLMLGMGAHGTGTSRAFEFGELEGTFASLAMIVAAVITIILAFTIFPVLQSDLL, encoded by the coding sequence GTGACTCTGACTCTAGAAATAATTAGCTTTTGCCTGACGACCTTCATCTTTTATATGTGTAAAAAAATCTATTCCCACTGGACTCTTGTGCTTTTATCGCCCATTTTAATCACACCGTTCCTTCTTATCGTGTTATTGGGTATTTCCCATACGCCTTATTCAATTTACGCTGAAGGGACGAAATGGCTAACTGAATTATTGGGACCTGCAACGGTCGCGTTTGCTGTTCCGATGTATAAACATTTTCATCTGCTAAAAAAACACATTGTTGAAATCATACTCAGCCTGATTACCGGTTCGTCTGTTGCCATCGTTTCAACATTTTTGTTTGCGCTTTGGCTTCATCTAAGTCCTTCCTTGATCAATAGTTTGGTTCCACGCTCCATCACGACACCGATCGCCATGGATATTTCCAAAACCATCGGAGGGATTCCGACCATGACCGCGGTCTTTGTAATCGTGACAGGATTGACGGGAACGGTAATCGGACCGGTGCTTATTCGTATTCTTTCGATAAAAAAATCCACATCCAAAGGATTAATGCTTGGTATGGGAGCGCATGGAACGGGAACATCGAGAGCGTTTGAATTCGGCGAGCTGGAAGGGACGTTTGCGAGTCTTGCCATGATTGTTGCAGCGGTCATTACGATCATTCTGGCGTTTACAATTTTTCCAGTGCTGCAGTCAGATCTTCTTTAA
- a CDS encoding putative hydro-lyase gives MQSFERMNPNEARELIRRGDWVKPTSGLSGGYTQANLAVLPKELAFEFLLFCQRNPKPCPVLDVTEPGSAVPAIVAPNADLRVDIPKYRVYRHGVLDEERTDIKDLWDDSMVGFLLGCSFTFEHALLNNDISVRHIEQECNVPMYKTNIQCVKAGRFEGPMVVSMRPIPEKDVVRAVQVTSRFPSVHGAPIHIGNPESIGIRDIGNPDFGDPVEIRSGEVPVFWACGVTPQAVAMHVKPEIMITHAPGHMFITDVRDEKFGVL, from the coding sequence ATGCAGTCTTTTGAAAGAATGAATCCAAACGAAGCCCGTGAATTGATCAGACGCGGTGACTGGGTAAAACCGACGAGTGGACTATCAGGCGGCTATACACAAGCAAATCTAGCCGTCTTGCCGAAAGAGTTGGCATTTGAGTTTCTCTTGTTTTGCCAGCGAAACCCGAAACCATGTCCGGTATTGGATGTAACAGAACCCGGTTCAGCGGTCCCTGCGATCGTCGCACCTAACGCCGATCTGCGTGTGGATATTCCGAAATACCGCGTGTACCGGCATGGCGTGTTAGATGAGGAACGAACGGATATCAAGGATTTATGGGATGATTCGATGGTTGGATTTCTGCTCGGTTGCAGTTTCACGTTTGAACACGCATTGCTGAACAATGATATTTCGGTTCGGCACATCGAACAAGAATGCAACGTACCCATGTACAAAACGAACATTCAGTGTGTGAAAGCTGGACGCTTTGAAGGTCCGATGGTCGTAAGCATGCGTCCTATTCCTGAAAAAGATGTAGTGCGAGCCGTTCAAGTGACGAGCCGCTTCCCATCTGTCCATGGCGCTCCCATTCACATCGGAAATCCTGAGAGCATTGGAATTCGTGATATCGGGAATCCCGATTTCGGTGATCCAGTTGAGATTCGCAGTGGTGAAGTTCCCGTGTTCTGGGCATGCGGAGTCACACCTCAAGCTGTAGCCATGCATGTGAAGCCAGAGATCATGATCACCCACGCCCCAGGTCACATGTTCATTACGGACGTGCGGGATGAGAAGTTTGGGGTCCTTTAA